The proteins below come from a single Trichocoleus sp. FACHB-46 genomic window:
- a CDS encoding SDR family oxidoreductase, with amino-acid sequence MNKLEGKVALITGGNSGLGLATAKRFVAEGAYVFITGRRQPELDAAVEAIGKNVTGVQSDASKMEDLDRLFATIKQEQGHLDVIFANAGGGEIASLGAITEEHFDKTFNTNVKGLLFTVQKALPLLPEGASIILNASITSIKGTPAFSVYSATKAAVRSFARNWILDLKDRKIRVNAISPGVVPTPGYNLMGLNEEQVQEFVDSQAANIPLGRVGTPDEIAKAVVFLASDDSSFVNGIELFVDGGMAQI; translated from the coding sequence ATGAACAAACTAGAAGGAAAAGTTGCGCTTATCACCGGTGGCAATAGCGGACTCGGTCTTGCCACTGCTAAACGCTTTGTCGCTGAAGGTGCCTACGTCTTCATCACAGGTCGTCGCCAACCTGAACTGGATGCCGCTGTAGAAGCGATCGGTAAAAACGTCACGGGTGTTCAGAGCGATGCCTCCAAAATGGAAGACCTCGATCGCCTGTTTGCCACAATCAAGCAAGAGCAAGGACATCTTGATGTGATCTTTGCCAATGCGGGCGGCGGAGAAATCGCCTCACTCGGAGCAATCACTGAGGAACACTTTGACAAAACATTCAACACGAACGTTAAAGGTCTGCTGTTCACCGTGCAGAAGGCATTGCCTCTGCTGCCAGAGGGCGCTTCTATCATTCTGAACGCCTCGATTACTTCAATCAAAGGCACACCAGCCTTCAGTGTTTATAGTGCAACTAAAGCCGCCGTGCGATCGTTTGCCCGAAACTGGATACTCGACCTCAAGGATCGCAAGATCCGGGTTAACGCTATTAGTCCTGGTGTGGTGCCCACCCCTGGCTATAACTTGATGGGATTGAATGAGGAACAGGTACAGGAATTTGTGGATAGCCAAGCTGCCAATATTCCATTAGGGCGAGTCGGCACACCTGATGAGATTGCCAAAGCTGTTGTTTTTCTCGCTTCAGACGACAGCAGCTTTGTGAACGGCATCGAGTTATTTGTTGATGGCGGCATGGCGCAGATTTAA
- a CDS encoding alpha/beta fold hydrolase, which produces MSTITTKDGTQIYYKDWGTGHPVVFSHGWPLSADAWESQMFFLASHGYRCIAHDRRGHGRSSQPWNGNDMDTYADDLAELFEALDLKEAVLIGHSTGGGEVARFIGRHGTARVAKAVLMGAVPPIMLKTEANPGGLPIEVFDGFREAFLADRSQFFLDVASGPFFGFNRPGAKVSQGLINAWWMQGMMSGHKNGYDCIKAFSETDFTEDLKKFDVPTLILHGDDDQIVPIGASAPLSAKLVKDSTLKIYPGGSHSLGDTSRDQLNADLLAFLKS; this is translated from the coding sequence ATGAGCACAATTACAACCAAAGATGGTACGCAAATCTATTACAAAGATTGGGGTACAGGACACCCCGTTGTCTTTAGTCATGGTTGGCCACTCAGCGCCGATGCCTGGGAATCGCAGATGTTCTTTCTTGCCTCACACGGTTACCGCTGCATTGCGCACGATCGCCGCGGTCATGGACGCTCAAGCCAACCCTGGAACGGCAACGACATGGATACCTACGCCGACGACCTGGCAGAACTTTTTGAGGCACTAGATCTAAAAGAGGCAGTGCTGATCGGTCACTCCACAGGTGGCGGTGAAGTGGCGCGCTTCATCGGACGGCATGGAACAGCCCGTGTCGCTAAAGCAGTGCTGATGGGCGCAGTGCCGCCGATCATGCTCAAAACGGAGGCAAATCCGGGTGGGCTACCGATTGAAGTCTTTGACGGCTTTCGGGAGGCGTTTTTGGCAGACCGATCGCAGTTCTTTCTGGATGTGGCGAGTGGTCCGTTCTTCGGATTCAATCGACCGGGTGCCAAAGTCTCTCAAGGGCTGATCAACGCCTGGTGGATGCAGGGCATGATGTCGGGTCACAAGAATGGATATGACTGCATCAAAGCGTTTTCAGAAACAGATTTCACCGAAGATTTGAAGAAGTTTGACGTGCCGACGCTAATCCTTCATGGCGATGATGATCAGATTGTGCCGATCGGTGCTTCTGCCCCCCTGTCTGCAAAGCTCGTCAAAGATTCAACTTTGAAAATTTACCCTGGTGGCTCGCATAGCCTAGGCGACACAAGCAGAGACCAGCTCAACGCCGATCTGCTGGCATTTCTCAAGTCCTAA
- a CDS encoding SDR family NAD(P)-dependent oxidoreductase has product MKKLDGKIAVVTGASKGIGAAIAKHLAAEGAAVVVNYASSKEGADRVVDEINSAGGKAIAVQADVSKKAEVEQLFAKTQQVFGRLDILVNNAGMYENVPLEDITEEHFHKHFDLNVLGLILTSQQGVRYFGSEGGSIINISSLVSTLAPATSSVYSATKAAVNAVTKSLAKELGPRNIRVNSINPGVVETEGTHTAGISLGNFREQVEAQTPLGRIGQPQDIAPAAVFFASSDSAWITGETLYITGGLR; this is encoded by the coding sequence ATGAAGAAACTAGACGGAAAAATTGCAGTTGTGACAGGTGCATCCAAAGGAATCGGTGCCGCGATCGCCAAACACCTGGCAGCCGAGGGTGCAGCCGTAGTCGTCAACTATGCCTCTAGCAAAGAAGGAGCCGATCGCGTGGTTGATGAAATTAACAGCGCAGGCGGGAAGGCAATCGCCGTCCAGGCAGATGTTTCCAAAAAAGCAGAGGTCGAACAGCTTTTTGCCAAGACGCAACAGGTATTTGGCAGGCTCGACATCTTGGTCAACAATGCCGGAATGTATGAAAATGTCCCACTCGAAGACATCACGGAAGAGCACTTCCACAAGCATTTTGATCTCAATGTGCTGGGATTAATCCTTACTTCCCAACAAGGTGTAAGGTACTTCGGTTCGGAGGGCGGCAGCATTATCAATATTAGTTCGCTCGTTAGCACCCTCGCGCCTGCTACCAGCTCGGTCTATAGTGCAACCAAAGCGGCTGTCAATGCCGTAACGAAGTCGTTAGCCAAAGAGCTAGGTCCACGCAACATCCGTGTCAACTCCATCAATCCTGGTGTGGTGGAAACAGAAGGCACGCACACAGCGGGAATCTCTCTTGGTAATTTCCGCGAACAGGTCGAAGCGCAAACTCCGCTGGGTCGCATTGGACAACCGCAGGACATCGCTCCTGCGGCTGTCTTCTTTGCGTCCTCCGATTCAGCCTGGATCACTGGCGAAACGCTGTACATCACGGGTGGTCTTCGTTGA
- a CDS encoding dienelactone hydrolase family protein, translated as MSKYITVDTQDGSFHSYVARPDVLPAAAIVVIQEIFGVNADIRDTCDELALQGYIAVSPDLFWRMEPGVDMSDQSETEWKKGFALYTAFDYDVGVADIASTMEMARSLPGTNGKVGLMGYCLGGLMSFITTARRGADASVVYYGGSMEKHLDEANNIKNPLLVHLGEEDEYISKEAQKDIIEALKDNATAQVFTYPGCKHAFARHRGISYNKDAAALSNSRTADFFKLHLK; from the coding sequence ATGAGCAAATACATCACCGTGGATACCCAGGACGGAAGTTTCCATTCCTACGTGGCGCGTCCGGATGTCCTGCCAGCAGCAGCGATCGTTGTCATTCAGGAAATCTTTGGTGTCAACGCTGACATCCGAGACACCTGTGATGAACTCGCTTTGCAGGGATATATCGCAGTGAGTCCAGACTTGTTCTGGCGGATGGAGCCAGGTGTTGATATGTCGGACCAATCCGAGACTGAATGGAAAAAGGGCTTTGCCCTTTACACAGCCTTTGACTATGATGTCGGCGTTGCAGACATCGCTTCAACGATGGAGATGGCGCGATCGCTGCCTGGCACCAACGGAAAAGTTGGATTAATGGGCTACTGTCTCGGCGGACTGATGAGCTTTATCACTACGGCGCGCAGGGGTGCTGATGCCTCTGTCGTTTACTACGGTGGCAGCATGGAAAAGCACCTAGACGAAGCAAACAATATTAAGAATCCGCTGTTAGTTCATCTGGGTGAGGAAGATGAGTACATCTCCAAAGAAGCGCAAAAAGATATCATCGAAGCGCTAAAGGACAATGCAACTGCTCAGGTGTTCACCTACCCAGGTTGCAAACACGCTTTCGCCCGTCACCGTGGCATCAGCTACAACAAGGATGCAGCCGCCCTGTCCAATAGCCGAACCGCCGACTTCTTCAAGTTGCACCTCAAGTAG
- a CDS encoding alpha/beta fold hydrolase — translation MNKLPLRKGIRLLLIIALFLGTTIITSLGATMNPASAQDSKPTIVLVHGAFAESSSWNGVLSELIPKGYPTVAVANPLRGVKSDADYVTSVLKGIEGPIVLVGHSYGGAVITNAVNDNENVKALVYVAGFAPDAGETAAELSGRYPGGTLGPTLAPPVELPDGGKDLYIQQDKFHAQFAADVPASDAQLMASTQRPITEAALNEASGAPAWQSIPSWFIYGDRDLNIPAAAQAFMAERASSKETIVVNGASHVVMVSHPDAVAEIIEHAAADN, via the coding sequence ATGAACAAGCTCCCTCTCAGGAAAGGTATCCGCCTGCTTCTGATCATCGCACTCTTTTTAGGAACCACTATTATCACTTCTTTAGGAGCCACCATGAATCCTGCAAGCGCACAAGATAGCAAGCCCACAATCGTCCTCGTCCATGGTGCATTTGCTGAGTCTTCCAGTTGGAACGGTGTACTGTCCGAACTGATTCCGAAAGGTTATCCGACGGTTGCCGTAGCTAATCCCCTACGCGGAGTCAAGAGCGACGCGGACTACGTTACCAGCGTCCTCAAGGGCATTGAAGGTCCTATCGTGCTGGTTGGGCACTCCTATGGAGGTGCGGTGATCACCAATGCGGTCAATGACAATGAAAACGTGAAGGCACTCGTCTACGTTGCCGGTTTCGCTCCTGATGCGGGCGAGACTGCCGCTGAACTCTCAGGGCGTTATCCTGGAGGCACACTCGGACCAACGCTCGCGCCTCCAGTCGAGCTGCCCGATGGTGGCAAGGATCTCTATATTCAACAGGACAAGTTCCACGCCCAGTTTGCCGCAGATGTACCCGCCAGCGACGCACAGTTGATGGCTAGCACTCAGCGTCCAATCACAGAAGCTGCATTGAACGAAGCCTCCGGTGCGCCTGCATGGCAGTCCATCCCGTCCTGGTTTATCTATGGCGATCGCGACTTGAACATTCCAGCAGCAGCGCAGGCTTTCATGGCAGAGCGCGCCAGTTCAAAGGAGACGATCGTCGTAAATGGCGCGTCACATGTAGTGATGGTTTCCCATCCGGACGCCGTTGCTGAGATCATTGAGCACGCCGCGGCTGACAACTAA
- a CDS encoding cysteine hydrolase yields the protein MNINKNDTAVVVIDPQNDVLNETGVSWDLVSENVRENKTIENIEQVFKAAKQTGFEVFISPHYYYPTDYGWNFAGTVERMMLESKEFDRSGALSLDGFLGSGADWLDRYKPFIEDGKTIVVSPHKAYGPQSNDLVLQLRKRNISKVILLGMLANICVEAHLRDLIEQGFEVLVVKDATAAPQHPELGDGYKAALINFGYIANAVLSTDEIVKAMQ from the coding sequence ATGAACATTAACAAAAATGACACCGCAGTGGTCGTTATCGATCCACAAAATGATGTCTTGAACGAAACAGGAGTCTCCTGGGACTTAGTGAGTGAAAACGTTAGAGAAAACAAAACCATCGAGAACATTGAGCAAGTCTTCAAGGCTGCAAAACAAACTGGATTTGAGGTGTTTATCTCTCCTCACTATTACTATCCCACTGATTATGGGTGGAATTTTGCCGGAACGGTAGAGCGGATGATGTTGGAGTCTAAAGAGTTCGATCGCAGTGGTGCATTGAGTCTTGATGGTTTCTTAGGGTCTGGTGCTGACTGGCTCGATCGCTACAAGCCCTTCATTGAGGATGGTAAGACGATCGTGGTCAGTCCCCATAAAGCCTATGGACCACAGAGCAACGACCTTGTTTTGCAACTGCGTAAGCGCAATATCAGCAAAGTTATTCTCCTCGGAATGCTAGCTAACATCTGTGTTGAAGCTCACCTGCGTGACTTGATCGAACAAGGATTCGAGGTGCTAGTCGTCAAAGACGCAACGGCTGCCCCTCAGCATCCTGAACTGGGCGACGGCTACAAGGCGGCACTGATTAACTTTGGGTATATCGCTAACGCAGTTCTGTCTACAGATGAAATTGTAAAAGCCATGCAGTGA